In Takifugu flavidus isolate HTHZ2018 chromosome 1, ASM371156v2, whole genome shotgun sequence, the DNA window CTTGGTTAATTGACGTTGATAAGGCCGACCGATCTGGTCTTCATCAGAGGTCCGGTTGGTAATTAATCATTACTCAGGACAAAATAGGTCTGGACAGAAGCCTCTGGAGTCATCTGGAGCAATTTTTTGTACTTTTAATAAGACCCTAGCGCTTGTTTCCCACAAGGCTCACATCCTCCCCATGAAGCATGTTTGAGACCCTATCATAAGATGATGCATTTACTGTATTACCTACTGTATTTCCTGTACATATATAGCATCAGTACCCTGATTAATAAACAAAGACAACCCTGGAATTTCTGTCTTCAcctggaaattacggtaataaTTGCATATGCGATGCTTAATTATCTCTTAATTATCTTTCTCCCTTAGGTTATGGTACACAGCCTCCTCAGAGCTGGAAAGCATCTTCATATTGCATGTACACCAAAGGGAAGAGATTTGTGTGATTATCAAGTGAGTTGGGGAAAAACTCTCATTTCCTTGGAACAGAACATCAGAGACCCTCACAGGGCTTGAGTTGCATCCTCTCTGGATGCACTTTCAAAAGGGAGTGTGACACAAATTCATTTCAGGGTGGATTTTTTCCACTGTAACAATTTTTCAGCAGAACACAATAGGCTTAGAGCCTTTCGGTGCAActgatgtgtgtgagagagggaatGAGAGTATACAGGGAGAAAGAAtgaagagagagcgagagaactTAGATGCTGCCACAGTGCCCCCTAACGGTAAAACCGTTCATTTATGTTTATCTGTCTATTTGGTTATTAGTTTTTCTTTGCGACCCAAGACCATCATTTATGTTGGGAGAGGCTATCTTTTTAGACCTGATATTTTCCGTAATGCTTCTCAAGAGATCTGTGCCGCTCCAAGGAATTATGTATTTAATGCACGTCCAGAGAGTCAGTACATTTATTCAAGCATTATATTCAACTAAATTGAAAACTAAATAGCTTTTGATATACCTTTCAATTTTACTTTTTTCTGTGTTAATtcaaacacacataaataaGCAGCAAAACTTATCTATGAGAAGAACCAGAATGtaagttttgtttgttttttttacatcataTGCATATAACAATGATGAcgttcaactttaaaaaggaagtCATTTTTGAACTAAAATGGGAAACAAGAGTCAAAGCTGTTGAGGAAGAGCTCTGAGTTTGCCTGTCCTGAATTCCTGCCAGGATATGATATAACTGTTTGAAGAGGAGTTTGAAACGAGGCTAGCAACATTGGTAAGGAAAAATGCTTCTTTAATAGAAGGAAACCTTGTGCAGGTTCAGGCTGATGTAGGGCAATCATCCTGTCAGCCAGAAAAGTAAGGAGTAAAACTGGAATTCGGATAGAAGTGGGAAAGATAGAAAGAGgagtggaacacacacagagatcaTTCAAGTAGATACATTTGGCATATCACTGAGGGCCGTCAGTGGGGTGGATGGTCAGTGCACATCTCTAGAGGTAGCAGTAATTGCAGAAacatacagagagagacagagagggaggtagagacaGAGAAAGGATGGAGATAACCACAAAACCAGTGAAGAAAAGGTGGAGTTAATGGCCTCACACCCTGACTTCCAGAGAAGAAGAGTAAGTGACATGCAACTATTAACCAACTAAGCAGGAAGGAGGATGCTTAATGGGTCATGTCTGGGTCCACTCGCGAGGAATCCTCAAGGGATCATTAACCTTCTGTGAAGCATTAGTACAGCTGCTATCGTAATGACTGTATATATAGAAATGCTAGTTATAATTTTTATAATACACATAAGCATAACCTTATAAGTGGAGCGAGTATCAGCCTCCAATCCTCAACAGGGAGCTGGACCCAAACACTCTATGATGTGATGAGTTTCTTTGGTTATGATGTAGCTTCTCCTGATCTTGTAGGTCAGGCAGCCAGTGAAGAGAAGCTATTGTGGGACAACTATGATCTCTCTGATCTATTGTTCTTGTTTGCTGCAGCATTTAGGATGAATCTGAGGttttacaaaaaaacatttgaaaagtcTGATAATAATGAATTACAATAGTGGCATCCTAGAAATACCAAAGGCATTGACTTATTTTTCAGCATCATTCCAAGCCATTAATCTTGGAAAAGTCATGGAAATTAAAAATTGTTGAAATGGTGTTCAGGACAGAAGCTGATCAAGGATTACCCCAAGAATCCACACAGTTCAACTAGAGGCTAACTAAAGGGCATCCAGAGTAATATACTGTCAATGCATTTCGCCACATGAGACCAAATGCAATGACCATTTTGAAGAAGCAATTTAAGGTCATCCAAGTCTTTAAGTCTGTAAGGTAAGTGGAATTTCACAAAAATTTCTGCATCCTCTGCTCCAGTTTCATCAGTACTGTAATTAAAATGATGCCATGTTGCCAAAGGATGTTTCCCACAAAAAGCAAATAGATGGTAATCATGTCCTATTGTGGttctaaattaaaacaaaaacggTAAACGGTAAAATGTGTCTACCACATAATGCTGGAAACCAAATGTACTGCGGGGAATCATGAATGCACCATCAGCAGTCGTAAATGAAGAATGATGGTCATTGAAAGGCTGTGTACTTCCTGAAGGAGCTTTGTTAAGATGTGAACCGAAAATCCAATTTGACAGCTAGCTCCAGAACTGACAGGATTGTTAGAACAAAGAACTACAACACCACcaagagaaaaaataaaataagattgtAAAAAATGAAGTCACAATACTGGAGCTTTTGTCAGAAAATCATCTTTTCAATAACATAATTATGGTATTGTATTATGGTAAAAACATTTGCAGATGAAAGACCTCCTTTTCATCAATCACTGAAAatataatcaatcaatcaatctttatgtatatagcatctgttacaaccATAATGGTCTCtgggtgctttacagaatcctaaGGCCAACTGTGGctaggaaaaactcccctttaacgagaacaaaccttgagcagaaccaggctcatatgggggcccctcctgctgatggccagctgggtagagagaggagaaggggagaatgacaggtagaggagagaataagcAGAGATcgtagaaatacattaattacaagaAACTGTTGAAAATCAGTATAAAAGCTGAGTGGGACAGTAGGATCAGAGGTTAGGGGACCACAaataaaccagcattctgagaactgAGCGGCCTATTGGAATTATAGGGTATCATTAGCTCCTCCAAGTAGGACCCTGTCCTCTGATGACCTtctaggtcagaagaagaattttaaaaattattctagatttgatgggcagccaatgaagagatgccagtaaaggagttatgtgatctcttttgacAATAAGTGTGATAATTTTAGCTGTAGCATTTTTGATAataatgtttgtgttgttctATAAATCATCTGGaccaccaacacaaacatatgcAGCTGCTCTGGCACTACCATTACAGGACAGAGTCTCTGGTTGACTCCGCTGCTGCATGTCCAGCTTTCTATTCTGAAAATCCAATAAGGCCTGACAGTGGGTTTATTATGGCACTAGTCATACCCAAATAGCAACAGTGACTCAAGGGCCTTGTCTGCGCCTCAGAATTTAGTGTATATTTGGTTTGTGATCTTCAATCTATCAATCACAAGAGTAGCTGAAACTTTAGACTTTGAGTTTAGGGGTAAACTTGCTGTGACAGATTATTGCTGGCACCTTCAGTGACTGGGAGATGTGAGTCTCTACATGGCCGTGTGGGACAGtgtaagggggaaaaaagggaatagaTTGAACCATGGCAAAGATCTTTTCACCCAACTGTATTGTCAGTGGGCGAGACTTTTCggctttcttttaatttatgaaTTCATTAAAGTCTTTTTCGCATGTTAGAATTGAGGCAGCTTTGATTCTTTGCACTATAAGAGGCAATGGGCTGTGGCAGCATGCTCTCATCACCAAAATCAATCCTGAAACAATGCCTGTTATATTACAGCAGGTCTCTGTTGTATAATTATGGCCCTGGGCAGGTAACATCTGGAATTTACACTTTTACATATGGCTGCTGTATTTCTCTGCACTCCAAGGAATTTAGTAATGCACAAGGGTGGAGGATGTGTATTTGATTAGCACTGTTCACACAGGCACCGATCTTGAGGCTAGAGTAGAAATCAATGTTGCTGGCCAATTATTGTTTATTATTACTATCTCTGATGTCATTACAGCTACAACACTGGCAGATTTATGAATTCCCAGTAAAATAAATGATGCAAaggtgtttaaaatgaaaattaaaaagaaaaattgtAGGAGCCCTGACTGCTACTAAAATCACTCAGTATACCTGggtgatttgtttttctcagtCACCCGAAGTTGTTCCACTATACAAAAGAGAACAAATTACTTCACATTTGTTCTGTTCTATCTTCAGTATTAAATGCAAGACAGATAGCTTTACCGAACTGTAAGTGGCAAGATTGCATCACAAGTCTTGTAGTACAGAAGAGCCTGTGAATGATTCCACATGAACGGGGATGTCTGGATGATAAGATTACAAGGTTAGTGTGAGCACTTCAGCAGGGAAAGAGGTGGAGCAAATGGATGGCTTAATCCTAGCATTAAGTAAAAATAGACCTGGGAGTCAAAGACAGACCCAGAGATTACCTCACCATTGGTTCTCCTGGAGCTTTGGCTCCTGGAAGTGCTGCAGGACATAAGATTGACTGCTTACATCGTTCTGAGGGATTTGAAAAGAAAGCTCTTTGACATCAAGGTGTAAAATAGCTCATGGGCTAATATGTAACTGCATTCCCCATGATGGCTGTGGAATTCCTAAAAAAAATAACCGCAGATTACGTTTATGTCCATTATGGTCTACAATGTAGACCATACTTCTTCTGTGTAAGCTTCAACATTAAGCCATTAGACTGTGGATTTCAGCCTAGAAGTAtgtttaaaagcagcatttcataAGCTGATTTCAGCAGGTTCACTTGTGCTCTTTAGTGAGAGAGCCATAATAATTTTACATAACTGTGATAATGGATTATTTAATCCATGTGTCCACGGATCCTTCCATGGTTGAAGGAACCTACTTACTGAAACAAACAAGCATTCTGAACACAGATTTTGATGATGTTGCCAGCGGTTCTTATTTCCTTCATGACATTGAATTCaaattcatgtttatttatgtagcatctgttacaatcaaaattgtctctagtcACTttaacccagggcctgacccccaacaagcaacagtgaggaaaacctccccattaacaggaaaaaaaattgaGAAGGACCGTGCAGGTGATGGGCAGCTATGGAAAGAACTAGGAGAACATTGATATTGACAAAAAGAAGAGGGAATACATTACTACTAATACAGTAAATACATTACTTACACATAGGGAAGCTGGAGCTGAGCCAGTCAGGCCAATCAGCAAGTCAGTGTGCAATTTAAAACTGGcatttgtgtccaaattgtggttTAACTCCAAGATACATATGGTTTTCCTGTTCTGTATATTTGGAACTTTGAGGTTATACTTGACCAGGACATATGCCTTTaaggtaaatataaataaagtgaccAAAACTTTCTTCTTTCACCCACATAAAACTGTTTAACTCTGGAATCTTCTGTCTCCAGGTGATTTAAGGCTGTTTTACAGTCATTCAATTTAAAATTGTAATTGGTTTAAAATTATCCAGTTCAGTTCAAAAATTAGAAAAAGAGATCACATTCGAGCAGTTCAACTTATCTTCACTGGCTGTCTGTAAAAACAGCAATAGATTCTAATCTAACCTGACATATAAGACACCCAAGAGCCAAAAGCCATCTAAATATTAAAGCCCTAAAAGTACAGTTTCTCAGAAAGAAAACTTTCCTCTTATAATGCAGTGGTACTCGTGGGGTTAAGGGTAATTCCAAGGTGGATCCTTCAGCTATCAGACTGTGGAATCTGCCCCAGCTTGGCCTCTCTATTGATCTCTAGTTTTAAGGCTTTTCGATCAAGTTTTTATGTAGAGCTGAGGCTGGGTGCTTTGCTACTTCCCTTAACGCTCTGAGGTTCTACTCTCTGACcttcaaatcaaatgaaatcaatctttatttatatagcgtcatatacaatcaaaattgtttcaaggcgctttccagaatcccagggcctaaccccagacaagcaacagtggcaaggaaaaactcccctttaacaggaagaaaccttgagcaggaccaggctcatgtagggggaccctcctgctgatggccggctgggtagagagagaggagaggagaggagaggagaggagaggagaggagaggagaggagaggagaggagaggagaggagaggagaggagaggagaggagaggagaggcacagagcacagagcacagagcacagagcacagagcacagaaacacacacaaaaatacgctatacagcgggtcagcggggccggaggtcatcatgcagctccgaaggcggcgatacttGTAAATGAatagggaaggggggggggggagcagaaaaactatgcaggaatcagcataactagtctgcttgatgaggaggaggagaggagaggagaggagaggagagagaggagaggagagagaggagaggagaggagaggaggagaggagaggagaggagaggaaaccatgacccagtggggtgacagagacctgtcaggtgatcatgtttccggaccccggcagccttggcctataacagcataactaagatgtgacctaacgattagacaaccccctaagtatggtaatttgtctatctatgatagtaactggaactactgaattagtaacaataagctttttcaaagaggtaggttttaagtctgatcttaaaagtagcgatggagtcagcctcccgtacctggacagggagctggttccatagcaggggggcctggtagctaaatgctcggccccccattctactcctagaaactctggggaccacaagtagaccagcattctgagagcggagcggtctattgggctgataaggtatccctagctcctccaggtaggatggagctaggcctctgaggaccttgtaggtcaaaagaagggttttaaacaTTTCTCTAAATTTAataggcagccaatgaagcgacgccattacaggagttatgtgatctcttttgtcaatacctgtcaaaactctggctgcagcattttggatcaactggaggcttcttaaagagttgtttggacaccctgataataaagaattacaatagtccagcctggaagttacaaaagcatgaattaacttttcagcatcatgccgcgtcagtagtttcctaatctttgtgatgttcctcaggtgaaaaaaggcacttctagagactaatttaatgtgtgagttgaaggagagattttgatcaaaagttactcctagattcctcacagagaggctagatgttaatgagataccatctagagtgattatatgatctaatctatccctgagaggttcaggaccaaacaccatgacctcggtttttcctgggttaaggaggaggaaatttgaagacatccaggactttatgtcttgaagacaggtctggagcttcactaacttctctgtctcctctggtttcatggataaataaagctgagtgtcatcagcataacaatgaaaatttatcccatgctgccaaatactaagggaagcatgtacaatgtgaagaggattggtccaagtacagaaccttgaacCTTCCACGTGTTGTCCTACACTACTACTTTGCAGTTTGTTATTAACCCCATCTTCCTTCCCTTCTCCATGTGCCCTGCCCATTTGACTTATTGTCTCTGGTCTCGAGATCCACATATGGCATTTTCTACCTGCTCATGCTATTTCATAATTCTACATTTGTGAGTAAACTCAGATTTACCAGACTCCGGCACAGACTCTTTCTGCCTTGTGTATATAGTAACAGCCCGtatccttcctctcctctcctctcctctcctctcctctcctctcctctcctctcctctcctctcctctcctctcctctcctctcctctcctctcctctcctctcgctgtACCTGGTCAAGCTGGGTTCATCTTCTCATTTAATTTAAAGGGAGTCATATGATCATTACATCAAGTGCTTACTCAGGTGGATTCAGGCTCTGTATCATGAAAAACATCTTGAGACAACATTTTGTTATTGACACACTTAAAGTAAAACTGACTTGTGGTTATTAACCATATGAGAAACAGCTTTTGTAGGTTTAGTGAAAAGAAATCCTCTTTCAAAAATTGACATTCCCATTTATATTGGTACACTTGGTGTTGCAGACACAGCTAGGGTATTGGAACCAATCTACACCCCATTCTTTTGATTGTTGGGTGAAATTTATTTCAATCAATTTcaattaatttttatttatatagcgtcttttacaatcaaaattgtggagaggagaggagaggagaggagaggagaggagaggagaggagaggagaggagagaataggcatagatcattcatacatacatacatacatacatacatacatacatacatacatacatacatacatacatacatacatacatacatacatacatgcatgcatACATTATAATTAGTAAAGTAAGGTGCaagtcggaggtcagtatgcagctctgaaggcagcgatacctgtagatgaatacagaagggggggcagaaaaactacacaagaaaggtgaggaggagaggagaggagaggagaggagaggagagggaggagaggagaggagaggagaggagaggagaggagaccatttcccagtggagtgacagaggcctgtcaggtgatcatgtttctagaccccggcagccttagCCTATAgcaattttaatatttaatgcaaAGTAAATAATAGCAACGTTTTGCAAAGTGCTTTTTCTATTAACGGAATCATtgtagattgtttttttttctcaatgcAGTGTATTTCTCTTTGACCAATTATAATGCAAAtaataaatggatttttaatCAGTTTATATATTTGTAAAAACACATCTAGTTAATCACATATTCCTGTTGGGAAAGCTTTCACTCTTGGATAAAGGATTTTGTATGCATCTAGATTAAACATCCTAGATACCATTTAATACTCTGCAGTTGGGATTATTATCAGTCATCTCTAGCTCACTATTGAAAGTGTTGATACAAAAAATGGTCAAAGTTGTTAATACGTATTTATCACGTTTATAGTATACATTTTTTGTGTATTGAAATATTTCCTAACGTTGTTATTATTCTCTATTGTTCTAAAAATGACACTTTTTGAGAtatgaaaggaaaggaagaagcGCTGGGAGTGTCGGCTCCTGTATTTTGTCCTCTGTGACTTGCCGTTGCCCTGTCGTCACATCTATAAAACACGACTGTCCTCACTTCCTCGGTCTTCTCCCACGTCTACCACAGTCATTCGGTGCCATTTCTCCCCACGTTGGAGCTGTAATCACGGTAATTACAGCGTTTTTATAAACTTCACTGTGTTGTATAAATGTAGTGACGCTAAAACAATCTGCGTGTCTTCAATTGATTTAATTTTTGAGACCGTTTAAATTTTGCTAGCCATGCCTTTTGCCTTTTGTTGAGTTTCAGTACAAGTGGTGacgatttatatatatatatatatatatatatatatatatatatatatatatatatatatattaattaataatatatataatatatatatatatatatatatataattcgATTCCCGGCTTTATTAAAGGCGGAAAGCCTATTCAACAAATTCGACCTGGCCTCTCAGAAAGGATTCCCCATGAGGTTTTGCTTCGCGGGAAGGACAAAAGATTACATGTCGGAGAGTGATGACGATTTCCGAACGGTACTGCTCTCTGCTGAAACATATCTGCGAATAATGGAAGTTGGCCCCGGTTTCATCTGCTCCGAGTTTTCTCTGGGCAGCGAATCTGACCCGTCAAATGCAACTATAAAGCATCAGTCGCAGAGTTGCTCAAGTCAAACTTGCGTAACAACATTGAGTAGATGCAAATGTCTATAATGTATTGCTGGACTATAGCACAAGAAGTTAAAAGTAAAATATGCCAAATTTAAAATCTTGGTCTGGGCTGCGTCACATACTGCCTGATTATGGTTATATACATGAAACGTCATAGAAGGTGTCTTTAATATGCATTTAGCTCTATTGGGCTGTTAGAACTGTCATCTGTACTGTAAGGGCAGTCTGGCCACTAGAACGCATCTAAATTTTTGTCTATGGATTTATAGTTTATAATGGTTTTAACTTTGTAGGTTTATGAATTTTAAAGGACTCAACAATGTACATTTataggaaaaaaggaaattggTCCTCACTATCagaattttttttccttttttgaagcCTTAAAGTATGTGTATATGATCTAGATGCACCAACTCTATAGACCgagtgtattttattttagggGGGGCTGACATTTGGCATTTCCTGATGACATTTGAACTTCTGTGGTGTTGCCGCTTGAGTTTAGTTGTGCAGTGCACTGGAAAGGCTGGTTGAATCCCAGTGGGTGTGGCCAGATGTCATTAGTGGCATTGCAGTTTGAACGAGCGCATTGTTGGCTCAACATTGACACAAGTGCTCTCAGTCTGGCTTCTCTGTGCAATGGGGTCGGGGCCCTCAGCAGCCGACCCCACTGCTGCCTGTGCCAAATGCCAGAAAGATCCGTGAGTGATTTGCTGTAGCCGCAGGGTCTCTTTATGTTTCATTATGAACcttgtttttaatctttgctTTATTTCAGAATCATGGCTGACTTGGATGAGCGTACCTTCATTGCCGTCAAGCCTGACGGTGTGCAGAGAGGCATCGTTGGAGAGATCCTCAAAAGATTCGAGATGAAAGGCTTCAAACTTGTGGGCATGAAGATGCTTCAGGTGTGCAAACTTTAAAACGTGGACTTTGTGTGatcttttgtcattttctttcataACACTTCCCTCGGTACATCTTTGAGCCTCTGGTAGAAGTTAAAGCTCTGAGCTGATTAGTCCACTTGTCTATTCCTGACTGTTGCCTGGCTGATTAGGCAAACTGCCTCCTGATGTAACATCTAAGGCAACACGATCATACTGGATTCATTCTTTTATAAAAATGTTGAACATGAATCTGCATGAACAGAGAAATTGGCCATTTGTTCAATCCATGGCAGACCAAAATCAAGTTTTGCTCAGAATTGGCTGATATggacaaaaatgtgttttgggtAATTGGTTATATGACGAGTATCGGCTACATAAATGTTGGTGGTCATCTTTAATTTGGCGTCTTGTGGATCGCAAATGATGACTGGTTAAAGATGTGAATGAAATAGTGGATAGTGTTGGTCACAGCCACCTGAAAATGCAACAACATCAAGGAGTAAAAGGAAGAATTGTTTAATGgctctctcctgctgcaggccAGTGAAGACCTGCTGATGAAGCACTACATTGACCTGAAGGAAAGACCATTCTTTCCTTCCCTTATCAAGTACATGAGCTCCGGTCCTGTGGTTGCTATGGTAAGAGACTTTGCGGCACAAAACAAAGGTGTTGGGCTGAAAAGATGCTGCTGTCATTCAGTGATCACTTTTCTGTCAACTAATCTAAAATGCAGAACTGAGCTGTGTCCTCATATTAGACGCCAATGTAAAGCTAATCTATGATCGGTtctggtcctcctccctgttctgCAGGACAGTTGCTCTTGACTATCCAAATAGTAACCGTTGAGTCCTGTATAACTTGCTTACATGTTAGCAGATGCAAGATGTAATTCTCTTGGCACACTTGGCTTGCAGTACAGTAGTGATGCTTAATCTCAAGGATTAAGTCTATTGGTATGATGGAGGGGATCTTAATCGTCACGCTTCCTGTCCTTTTGAGTGCGTGTGACCCTAAATGACACTTGTCCCAAATCACCTTGGCCACCATGATACAGATGCACGAGTGTCCTTTCAGCTGTGAGACCAAGGTTTACGCAATGCTATTGTGACGTTAACTGTTTTTGGAAATGAACTAAAGGTTAAAAGGAGCCAAACCACTATGTCAGTGTAATTGTAAACCAGTTTAATAGTAAACCAGTTTAGCTTCCTTCTATTTCTGGGGTGTAATGAAATGACTTAATATAAATGTTGACTGGTTGTAGAGATGTGATTTGACCTCCTGAACCAAATGGCTCAGTGCTCAGTGCGTCTGACGCTTTTATCTGTCCGGCATAACATCCTGACGCCTGCCCAGTGGCACTGACCCCCCTTCTGCTGCCAAAATAGCCCTGACCCGTTGAGCCAACTGTGGAAAATGTTAATTTGCTGCCTAATATGTCCCACATCTGCCAGTATTCAACTGTGACACTTGTCTTGACTTTGGGATGTTCGCTTGAACTGTGTCCGTGTGTTTAGGTGTGGGAAGGCAAAGGTGTGGTGAAGACTGGCAGGGTTATGCTGGGTGAAACCAACCCTGCAGAGTCTAAGCCTGGAACCATCAGAGGAGACTTCTGCATTGATGTCAACAGGTGAGTTTGCAGctgcatgtttttaaatgactgCACCCATCTTGTACTTCTCCACCCTAAAACATTCTGCCCTCATTTTCAACAGGAACATCATCCACGGCAGTGACTCTGTGGAAAGTGCCAAAAAGGAGATCTCCCTGTGGTTTCAGGAAGGCGAGCTGGTCAGCTACAAGAGCTGTGCCTTTGACTGGCTCTACTAGACCACACTGGCTCCTGCTGCAGTGCTTCCACTGTCTGCAAACCACTGACAGCTTTGCCTCACTTCTCCCGTCTTGCCTGTAGCATAAGACATTTGTCATTCCATTCCGATGTGACATTCCCTCCTGTCCCATTGCGATACTGTATTTGGATCAGATTAATTCCATTAGAACCATTCCTtttgaaattgttttaaattgatCTGCTTTCCAATAAAAGTCATTCCAACATCATTTTTGTCCTTAATCCAATTTTTATGCCTGTGGGGACCAGCTGAATTGGTATTCTGTTCGGATTATATAGTTTGCAGG includes these proteins:
- the LOC130517341 gene encoding nucleoside diphosphate kinase B-like, translated to MADLDERTFIAVKPDGVQRGIVGEILKRFEMKGFKLVGMKMLQASEDLLMKHYIDLKERPFFPSLIKYMSSGPVVAMVWEGKGVVKTGRVMLGETNPAESKPGTIRGDFCIDVNRNIIHGSDSVESAKKEISLWFQEGELVSYKSCAFDWLY